In one window of Echeneis naucrates chromosome 17, fEcheNa1.1, whole genome shotgun sequence DNA:
- the LOC115057348 gene encoding GRAM domain-containing protein 2B isoform X4 has product MTMKLGRKFSLDSSLSLNGVGGLSVRRNNKFSNKKSHQVLDEDQLRLQELGHSDVRTQTITEESFEQSSDQCFLKHNKNLHKLFPEIPTGENLTHIFTCALQKEVLYHGKLFLSKNHVCFYSSVLLKDTKVVIRASSIKEVRKHNSALSSLSIQTADGEKHSFMSFRNRDKCYRLLQSMRSHVQQETSLNSSPPASSVENDMDHDQVSSQSSFEETVERPRLTRSNSINSNSSFPPFQSSSEDPTRDSSTRQSSLIDEDLPNEHRHDTWIGRLTEKVTPFFFYREMRNLSTLFYIYMVLIVLLLFTSGYVGLKITALEEQLNSLGALAELSHHHKE; this is encoded by the exons ATGACTATGAAACTAGGCAGGAAGTTCTCACTGGACAGTTCACT CTCTCTGAATGGAGTTGGAGGCCTCAGTGTAAGAAGAAACAACAAGTTCAGCAACAAGAAGTCTCACCAGGTGCTGGACGAAGATCAACTGCGGCTTCAAGAGCTTGGTCACTCCGACGTCAG GACACAGACCATAACAGAGGAGAGCTTCGAGCAGTCAAGCGAT CAGTGCTTCCTGAAGCACAATAAAAACTTACACAAGCTGTTTCCAGAGATACCCACGGGGGAGAACCTGACACATA TCTTCACCTGTGCATTGCAGAAGGAGGTGCTTTATCATGGAAAACTCTTTCTATCTAAGAACCATGTGTGTTTCTACTCATCGGTGCTGCTCAAAGACACCAAG GTGGTGATTCGAGCATCCAGCATCAAGGAAGTGAGGAAACATAACTCAGCTTTGTCCTCATTGTCGATCCAAACTGCTGATGGAGAAAAG cactCATTCATGTCCTTCAGGAACCGTGATAAATGCTACAGACTCCTCCAAAGTATGCGCTCCCATGTACAG CAGGAGACAAGTCTGAACAGCAGCCCCCCTGCCTCTTCTGTGGAGAACGACATGGATCATGATCAG GTCTCCAGTCAGTCCAGTTTTGAGGAGACTGTAGAGCGTCCTCGTCTGACACGATCAAACAGCATCaattcaaacagcagctttcCTCCATTTCAGTCGTCCAGTGAAG aTCCAACAAGAGACAGCTCCACTCGGCAGAGCAGCTTAATAGATGAAGATCTCCCAAACGAACATAGAC ATGACACCTGGATCGGGAGGCTGACTGAGAAGGTCACACCGTTCTTCTTCTACAGAGAAATGAGAAATCTCAGCACCCTATTCTACATCTACATGGTGTT aatTGTGCTGCTTCTGTTTACGTCTGGGTACGTTGGGTTAAAGATCACAGcactggaggagcagctgaacTCTTTGGGAGCCCTGGCTGAGCTTTCTCATCACCACAAAGA GTAA
- the LOC115057348 gene encoding GRAM domain-containing protein 2B isoform X2, whose amino-acid sequence MTMKLGRKFSLDSSLSLNGVGGLSVRRNNKFSNKKSHQVLDEDQLRLQELGHSDVRTQTITEESFEQSSDSVSNQCFLKHNKNLHKLFPEIPTGENLTHIFTCALQKEVLYHGKLFLSKNHVCFYSSVLLKDTKVVIRASSIKEVRKHNSALSSLSIQTADGEKHSFMSFRNRDKCYRLLQSMRSHVQQETSLNSSPPASSVENDMDHDQVSSQSSFEETVERPRLTRSNSINSNSSFPPFQSSSEDPTRDSSTRQSSLIDEDLPNEHRHDTWIGRLTEKVTPFFFYREMRNLSTLFYIYMVLIVLLLFTSGYVGLKITALEEQLNSLGALAELSHHHKE is encoded by the exons ATGACTATGAAACTAGGCAGGAAGTTCTCACTGGACAGTTCACT CTCTCTGAATGGAGTTGGAGGCCTCAGTGTAAGAAGAAACAACAAGTTCAGCAACAAGAAGTCTCACCAGGTGCTGGACGAAGATCAACTGCGGCTTCAAGAGCTTGGTCACTCCGACGTCAG GACACAGACCATAACAGAGGAGAGCTTCGAGCAGTCAAGCGATTCTGTCAGCAATCAg TGCTTCCTGAAGCACAATAAAAACTTACACAAGCTGTTTCCAGAGATACCCACGGGGGAGAACCTGACACATA TCTTCACCTGTGCATTGCAGAAGGAGGTGCTTTATCATGGAAAACTCTTTCTATCTAAGAACCATGTGTGTTTCTACTCATCGGTGCTGCTCAAAGACACCAAG GTGGTGATTCGAGCATCCAGCATCAAGGAAGTGAGGAAACATAACTCAGCTTTGTCCTCATTGTCGATCCAAACTGCTGATGGAGAAAAG cactCATTCATGTCCTTCAGGAACCGTGATAAATGCTACAGACTCCTCCAAAGTATGCGCTCCCATGTACAG CAGGAGACAAGTCTGAACAGCAGCCCCCCTGCCTCTTCTGTGGAGAACGACATGGATCATGATCAG GTCTCCAGTCAGTCCAGTTTTGAGGAGACTGTAGAGCGTCCTCGTCTGACACGATCAAACAGCATCaattcaaacagcagctttcCTCCATTTCAGTCGTCCAGTGAAG aTCCAACAAGAGACAGCTCCACTCGGCAGAGCAGCTTAATAGATGAAGATCTCCCAAACGAACATAGAC ATGACACCTGGATCGGGAGGCTGACTGAGAAGGTCACACCGTTCTTCTTCTACAGAGAAATGAGAAATCTCAGCACCCTATTCTACATCTACATGGTGTT aatTGTGCTGCTTCTGTTTACGTCTGGGTACGTTGGGTTAAAGATCACAGcactggaggagcagctgaacTCTTTGGGAGCCCTGGCTGAGCTTTCTCATCACCACAAAGAGTGA
- the LOC115057348 gene encoding GRAM domain-containing protein 2B isoform X1 encodes MTMKLGRKFSLDSSLSLNGVGGLSVRRNNKFSNKKSHQVLDEDQLRLQELGHSDVRTQTITEESFEQSSDSVSNQCFLKHNKNLHKLFPEIPTGENLTHIFTCALQKEVLYHGKLFLSKNHVCFYSSVLLKDTKVVIRASSIKEVRKHNSALSSLSIQTADGEKHSFMSFRNRDKCYRLLQSMRSHVQQETSLNSSPPASSVENDMDHDQVSSQSSFEETVERPRLTRSNSINSNSSFPPFQSSSEDPTRDSSTRQSSLIDEDLPNEHRHDTWIGRLTEKVTPFFFYREMRNLSTLFYIYMVLIVLLLFTSGYVGLKITALEEQLNSLGALAELSHHHKE; translated from the exons ATGACTATGAAACTAGGCAGGAAGTTCTCACTGGACAGTTCACT CTCTCTGAATGGAGTTGGAGGCCTCAGTGTAAGAAGAAACAACAAGTTCAGCAACAAGAAGTCTCACCAGGTGCTGGACGAAGATCAACTGCGGCTTCAAGAGCTTGGTCACTCCGACGTCAG GACACAGACCATAACAGAGGAGAGCTTCGAGCAGTCAAGCGATTCTGTCAGCAATCAg TGCTTCCTGAAGCACAATAAAAACTTACACAAGCTGTTTCCAGAGATACCCACGGGGGAGAACCTGACACATA TCTTCACCTGTGCATTGCAGAAGGAGGTGCTTTATCATGGAAAACTCTTTCTATCTAAGAACCATGTGTGTTTCTACTCATCGGTGCTGCTCAAAGACACCAAG GTGGTGATTCGAGCATCCAGCATCAAGGAAGTGAGGAAACATAACTCAGCTTTGTCCTCATTGTCGATCCAAACTGCTGATGGAGAAAAG cactCATTCATGTCCTTCAGGAACCGTGATAAATGCTACAGACTCCTCCAAAGTATGCGCTCCCATGTACAG CAGGAGACAAGTCTGAACAGCAGCCCCCCTGCCTCTTCTGTGGAGAACGACATGGATCATGATCAG GTCTCCAGTCAGTCCAGTTTTGAGGAGACTGTAGAGCGTCCTCGTCTGACACGATCAAACAGCATCaattcaaacagcagctttcCTCCATTTCAGTCGTCCAGTGAAG aTCCAACAAGAGACAGCTCCACTCGGCAGAGCAGCTTAATAGATGAAGATCTCCCAAACGAACATAGAC ATGACACCTGGATCGGGAGGCTGACTGAGAAGGTCACACCGTTCTTCTTCTACAGAGAAATGAGAAATCTCAGCACCCTATTCTACATCTACATGGTGTT aatTGTGCTGCTTCTGTTTACGTCTGGGTACGTTGGGTTAAAGATCACAGcactggaggagcagctgaacTCTTTGGGAGCCCTGGCTGAGCTTTCTCATCACCACAAAGA GTAA
- the LOC115057348 gene encoding GRAM domain-containing protein 2B isoform X3 has protein sequence MTMKLGRKFSLDSSLSLNGVGGLSVRRNNKFSNKKSHQVLDEDQLRLQELGHSDVRTQTITEESFEQSSDSVSNQCFLKHNKNLHKLFPEIPTGENLTHIFTCALQKEVLYHGKLFLSKNHVCFYSSVLLKDTKVVIRASSIKEVRKHNSALSSLSIQTADGEKHSFMSFRNRDKCYRLLQSMRSHVQETSLNSSPPASSVENDMDHDQVSSQSSFEETVERPRLTRSNSINSNSSFPPFQSSSEDPTRDSSTRQSSLIDEDLPNEHRHDTWIGRLTEKVTPFFFYREMRNLSTLFYIYMVLIVLLLFTSGYVGLKITALEEQLNSLGALAELSHHHKE, from the exons ATGACTATGAAACTAGGCAGGAAGTTCTCACTGGACAGTTCACT CTCTCTGAATGGAGTTGGAGGCCTCAGTGTAAGAAGAAACAACAAGTTCAGCAACAAGAAGTCTCACCAGGTGCTGGACGAAGATCAACTGCGGCTTCAAGAGCTTGGTCACTCCGACGTCAG GACACAGACCATAACAGAGGAGAGCTTCGAGCAGTCAAGCGATTCTGTCAGCAATCAg TGCTTCCTGAAGCACAATAAAAACTTACACAAGCTGTTTCCAGAGATACCCACGGGGGAGAACCTGACACATA TCTTCACCTGTGCATTGCAGAAGGAGGTGCTTTATCATGGAAAACTCTTTCTATCTAAGAACCATGTGTGTTTCTACTCATCGGTGCTGCTCAAAGACACCAAG GTGGTGATTCGAGCATCCAGCATCAAGGAAGTGAGGAAACATAACTCAGCTTTGTCCTCATTGTCGATCCAAACTGCTGATGGAGAAAAG cactCATTCATGTCCTTCAGGAACCGTGATAAATGCTACAGACTCCTCCAAAGTATGCGCTCCCATGTACAG GAGACAAGTCTGAACAGCAGCCCCCCTGCCTCTTCTGTGGAGAACGACATGGATCATGATCAG GTCTCCAGTCAGTCCAGTTTTGAGGAGACTGTAGAGCGTCCTCGTCTGACACGATCAAACAGCATCaattcaaacagcagctttcCTCCATTTCAGTCGTCCAGTGAAG aTCCAACAAGAGACAGCTCCACTCGGCAGAGCAGCTTAATAGATGAAGATCTCCCAAACGAACATAGAC ATGACACCTGGATCGGGAGGCTGACTGAGAAGGTCACACCGTTCTTCTTCTACAGAGAAATGAGAAATCTCAGCACCCTATTCTACATCTACATGGTGTT aatTGTGCTGCTTCTGTTTACGTCTGGGTACGTTGGGTTAAAGATCACAGcactggaggagcagctgaacTCTTTGGGAGCCCTGGCTGAGCTTTCTCATCACCACAAAGA GTAA
- the LOC115057347 gene encoding alpha/beta hydrolase domain-containing protein 17A-like, whose protein sequence is MNGLSIRELCCLFCCPPCPSRIAAKLAFLPPEPTYALLPDPDPGSGAGTASGSSSGPALPSLGAPGLRSRLGTGSGSDRGGAGGGAGGGGGGGGGGGGGGGGGGGGVSGGGGGSGSGGGGTGSASEGRWKLHLTERAEFQYSQRELDVTDVFLTRSSRGNRVGCMYIRCAPNARFTVLFSHGNAVDLGQMSSFYIGLGTRINCNIFSYDYSGYGVSTGKPSEKNLYADIDAAWHALRSRYGISPENIILYGQSIGTVPTVDLASRFECAAVVLHSPLTSGMRVAFPDTKKTYCFDAFPNIEKVSKIPSPVLIIHGTEDEVIDFSHGLALFERCPKAVEPLWVEGAGHNDIELYSQYLERLRRFINQDLAAQHA, encoded by the exons ATGAACGGTCTGTCCATACGAGAACTATGCTGCCTGTTCTGCTGCCCTCCTTGCCCCAGTCGCATTGCAGCCAAATTGGCTTTTCTCCCACCAGAGCCCACCTATGCCCTTCTCCCTGACCCAGATCCAGGTTCTGGAGCTGGAACTGCATCAGGGTCTAGCTCTGGACCTGCTCTGCCATCACTAGGAGCCCCAGGACTGCGGTCCCGACTGGGCACTGGTAGTGGAAGTGACAGAGGAGGTGCAGGTGggggtgctggtggtggtggtggtggtggtggtggaggaggaggaggaggaggaggaggtggtggtggtgttagcggtggtggtggcggcAGTGGCAGCGGTGGAGGTGGGACTGGGAGTGCAAGTGAAGGCAGATGGAAGCTACACCTCACAGAGCGAGCAGAGTTCCAGTATTCACAGAGAGAGCTGGATGTGACAGATGTATTCCTGACCAGGTCCAGCCGAGGGAACAGGGTTGGATGCATGTATATTCGCTGTGCCCCCAATGCCAG gtttacagtgttgttttctCATGGTAATGCAGTAGACCTGGGCCAGATGAGCAGCTTCTACATTGGCTTAGGCACACGCATCAACTGCAACATCTTCTCCTATGATTACTCAGGCTACGGTGTTAGTACTGGCAAGCCTTCTGAGAAGAACCTTTATGCTGACATTGATGCCGCCTGGCATGCCCTGCGCTCCCG GTATGGCATCAGCCCTGAGAATATCATCCTTTATGGCCAGAGCATTGGCACAGTGCCCACAGTGGATTTGGCGTCACGTTTTGAGTGTGCTGCTGTGGTCCTTCACTCTCCTCTCACTTCTGGTATGAGAGTGGCCTTCCCTGACACCAAGAAAACCTACTGCTTTGATGCTTTCCCCAA CATCGAGAAGGTGTCAAAAATCCCATCACCAGTGCTCATCATTCATGGTACAGAGGACGAAGTGATCGACTTCTCTCATGGTCTTGCCCTATTTGAGCGCTGTCCTAAAGCAGTGGAACCCCTCTGGGTGGAGGGAGCTGGTCACAACGACATTGAGCTTTACAGTCAGTACCTGGAGAGGTTACGGCGCTTCATCAACCAGGACCTGGCTGCACAGCATGCCTGA